Sequence from the Microbacterium faecale genome:
TTTCGCGGAAGGAGGTGTCGTTCGATCGCTCGATGGACTGAGCATCTGCTGGGAAGGCGAGGCGCTTCGCGCCGTTTCGGATGATCCGCCCAGCGCCGTTCGTTAGACCTAGAGACGAAGAGAGGACACGAACATGGCAGATCGCAGCCTGCGCGGAATCAGACTCGGAGCCCAGAGCCTGCAGAGCGAAGAGGGCGTCGTGTTCATGGAGCGCGAAGACCACACCTACCTCTGCAGCTTGTGCGGCCGAGAGACCGTGTTGACATTCGCCGCCGACGCTGAGGCCCCCGCTTCCTGGGAGTGCCGTACCTGCGGCGGAGAGGCCATCCTGCAGACGCCGAAGGGCGCCGCGGAGGTCGACCGCTCCGGTGAGAAGGCGGCACGTACGCACTGGGACATGCTTCTGGAGCGACGCTCCGAGGAGGAGCTCGAGCAGCTTCTGTCCGAGCGTCTCGAGTACATCCGCGAGCGACGTGGTGAGGGCGACGACCCGACCAAGGACGCGCGTGACAAGAGGAGTGCGTAACTCCCCGTAAACTGGTGCGCATGACGAATGCACCTGCGCGCGCCATTGGGATTGATATCGGCGGCACCGGCATGAAGGCCGGGGTCGTCGATCTTGCTGAGGGGGCGTTGGTCGGCGACCGCGTCCGGATCCCGACACCCGAGGGCGCCCTGCCGCGCGACGTCCTCGAGACGGCACGGCAACTCGTCGAACTGCTCGGCGACGACGCGCGCGACCTGCCGATCGGGGTGTGCTTCCCGGCGATCGTGAAGGACGGCATCACGCTGTCGGCCGCGAACGTGTCGGTCGAGTGGATCGGGCTCGACGCCGACGACCTCTTCGGCAAGGCGCTCGGACGCGACATTCACTTCGTGAACGACGCCGATGCCGCGGGCCTCGCGGAGGCGAAGTTCGGCGCCGCCAGAGACCAGGCGGGCCTGACGATCATGACGACGCTCGGAACCGGCATCGGCTCGGCGTTCCTCTACAACGGCGTGCTCGTGCCCAACACCGAGCTCGGCCACCTGCAGTGGGACGGCGAGAGCATCGAGCGATACGCCTCGGCCTCCGCTCGCGAACGCGGCGACATCCCGTGGGATGAGTGGAGCGCGCGCCTGCAGAAGTTCTTCGCACACGTCGAGTTCCTCTTCTCTCCGGACCTGATCGTCGTCGGCGGCGGCGTATCGAAGAACCCCGAGAAGTTCTTGCCGGGCATCGAGACGCGCGCGCCGATCGTAACGGCCGTGCACCGCAACAACTCGGGCATCATCGGCGCCGCCAGCCTCGTCCTGACCTGACCGGCGGCGCTGGGCTGCGCCGGGCGCGCGCTGACCGGCGACAACGCAGCGAAGCCATTCTCGTGCAGGGCGTGCCTCGCCAGGCGGCAGGAGGGAAGCGCACCGGGCGTGCGCTGACCGACGACAACGCAGCGAGGCGCGTCCTGCGGCGCGAATGGGCCGGCCTGTACGCCGGGTTCTGTCTGGGGTGTCGCCACCCCTGGACGGCCATCTATCTCGGCGACACGTTGCCGTGCCGCTCCAGCAACCTACCCGGGGACTCGGCGGGCCGCCTTGTCATCCCCTGTTGGTCTTGCTCCGGGCGAGGTTTACCCAGCGAGCCGCGTCGCCGCGGCCCCTGGTGGTCTCTTACACCACCGTTTCACCCTTACCGGCCTTGCGGCCGGCGGTCTG
This genomic interval carries:
- a CDS encoding RNA polymerase-binding protein RbpA; amino-acid sequence: MADRSLRGIRLGAQSLQSEEGVVFMEREDHTYLCSLCGRETVLTFAADAEAPASWECRTCGGEAILQTPKGAAEVDRSGEKAARTHWDMLLERRSEEELEQLLSERLEYIRERRGEGDDPTKDARDKRSA
- the ppgK gene encoding polyphosphate--glucose phosphotransferase, producing the protein MTNAPARAIGIDIGGTGMKAGVVDLAEGALVGDRVRIPTPEGALPRDVLETARQLVELLGDDARDLPIGVCFPAIVKDGITLSAANVSVEWIGLDADDLFGKALGRDIHFVNDADAAGLAEAKFGAARDQAGLTIMTTLGTGIGSAFLYNGVLVPNTELGHLQWDGESIERYASASARERGDIPWDEWSARLQKFFAHVEFLFSPDLIVVGGGVSKNPEKFLPGIETRAPIVTAVHRNNSGIIGAASLVLT